The following are encoded together in the Eulemur rufifrons isolate Redbay chromosome 28, OSU_ERuf_1, whole genome shotgun sequence genome:
- the CXCL12 gene encoding stromal cell-derived factor 1 isoform X1, whose translation MDCKVIAMLALVLTAFCLSDGKPVSLSYRCPCRFFESHVARANVKHLKILNTANCALQIVARLKSNNRQVCIDPKLKWIQEYLEKALNKGRREEKVGKKEKIGKKKRQKKRKAAQKRKN comes from the exons ATGGACTGCAAGGTCATCGCCATGCTGGCCCTCGTGCTGACGGCGTTCTGCCTCAGCGACG GGAAACCCGTCAGCCTGAGCTACAGATGCCCATGCCGATTCTTCGAAAGCCACGTTGCCAGAGCCAATGTCAAGCATCTCAAAATCCTCAACACTGCCAACTGTGCCCTTCAGATTGT GGCAAGGCTGAAGAGCAACAACAGGCAAGTGTGCATCGACCCAAAGCTCAAGTGGATCCAGGAGTACCTGGAGAAAGCTTTAAACAA GGGGCGCAGAGaagaaaaagtggggaaaaaagaaaagataggaaaaaagaagcgacagaagaagagaaaggctgcccagaaaaggaaaaactag
- the CXCL12 gene encoding stromal cell-derived factor 1 isoform X2, whose translation MDCKVIAMLALVLTAFCLSDGKPVSLSYRCPCRFFESHVARANVKHLKILNTANCALQIVARLKSNNRQVCIDPKLKWIQEYLEKALNKRFKM comes from the exons ATGGACTGCAAGGTCATCGCCATGCTGGCCCTCGTGCTGACGGCGTTCTGCCTCAGCGACG GGAAACCCGTCAGCCTGAGCTACAGATGCCCATGCCGATTCTTCGAAAGCCACGTTGCCAGAGCCAATGTCAAGCATCTCAAAATCCTCAACACTGCCAACTGTGCCCTTCAGATTGT GGCAAGGCTGAAGAGCAACAACAGGCAAGTGTGCATCGACCCAAAGCTCAAGTGGATCCAGGAGTACCTGGAGAAAGCTTTAAACAA GAGGTTCAAGATGTGA